From the genome of Rhinatrema bivittatum chromosome 18, aRhiBiv1.1, whole genome shotgun sequence, one region includes:
- the CCNJL gene encoding cyclin-J-like protein isoform X2, giving the protein MRRYFADLLLVLCNRYQLCPTARHLAVYLLDLFMDHYDVAVKQLYVISLSCLLLASKFEEKEDKVPKLDHLNSLGFMCSLNLVVNKRQLLDMELLVLECFNWNLCLPTPAHYIDYYLLASVGKNDLHNGWPISCLAKTKAFMEKYTHYFLEVSLQGHAFLGFRPSVVAAACINASRICLQISPTWTTQLQLLTAYSVEHLAVCVDLLLMAHDSDAQEANKVKNRSATGQEQLQSPHQSPAQLLFRQSSSDPLTSSSTPVSQFQSPVQDLCSAYRDTLQAHSRSSSVHAGSSVQPYTSTSFQAGLQPVARILPIQRPVAMQVTIETEPRHCVPMTYGSSYLSAHHPYTAGCFDR; this is encoded by the exons ATGCGGCGCTATTTTGCCGACCTCTTGCTCGTTCTCTGCAATCGCTACCAGCTCTGCCCCACAGCACGGCACCTCGCTGTCTACCTGTTGGACCTCTTCATGGATCACTATGATGTGGCAGTCAAGCAACTGTACGTCATTTCCCTGTCCTGCCTGCTCCTAGCAA GCAAATTTGAAGAAAAAGAGGACAAAGTGCCCAAACTGGACCATTTGAACAGCTTGGGCTTCATGTGCAGCCTGAACCTGGTGGTAAATAAGCGACAGCTGCTGGACATGGAGCTCCTGGTTCTGGAGTGCTTCAACTGGAACCTGTGTCTGCCCACTCCGGCACACTACATCGATTACTACCTCCTGGCCTCCGTTGGCAAGAATGACCTGCACAACGGGTGGCCCATCTCCTGCCTGGCCAAAACCAAGGCTTTCATGGAGAAGTACACCCACTACTTCCTGGAGGTTTCTCTGCAAG GCCATGCCTTTCTTGGTTTCCGTCCATCCGTGGTGGCGGCTGCCTGCATTAATGCTTCTCGCATCTGTCTACAAATTTCTCCAACCTGGACCACACAGCTGCAACTCTTGACGGCCTACTCTGTGGAGCATCTTGCGGTGTGCGTTGACCTGCTGCTCAT GGCTCACGACAGTGATGCCCAAGAAGCCAATAAAGTGAAGAATCGGTCAGCGACAGGACAAGAACAGCTTCAGAGTCCTCACCAGTCTCCCGCTCAGCTCCTCTTCCGGCAGTCCAGTTCTGATCCCCTAACGAGTAGCTCCACCCCGGTGTCTCAGTTCCAGTCCCCGGTCCAGGACTTATGCTCGGCGTACCGCGATACCTTGCAGGCTCACAGCAGGTCTAGCAGCGTCCACGCAGGAAGCTCCGTGCAGCCCTACaccagcaccagcttccaggctgGCCTCCAGCCTGTGGCACGGATTCTTCCTATCCAGAGGCCAGTCGCCATGCAGGTCACCATAGAAACCGAGCCCCGCCACTGCGTGCCCATGACCTATGGCAGCAGCTATCTAAGTGCGCACC
- the CCNJL gene encoding cyclin-J-like protein isoform X1, translating into MGRMELGEQWWKGQLAADIHQTLRIKELKLPAFKAHSPQLGMRRYFADLLLVLCNRYQLCPTARHLAVYLLDLFMDHYDVAVKQLYVISLSCLLLASKFEEKEDKVPKLDHLNSLGFMCSLNLVVNKRQLLDMELLVLECFNWNLCLPTPAHYIDYYLLASVGKNDLHNGWPISCLAKTKAFMEKYTHYFLEVSLQGHAFLGFRPSVVAAACINASRICLQISPTWTTQLQLLTAYSVEHLAVCVDLLLMAHDSDAQEANKVKNRSATGQEQLQSPHQSPAQLLFRQSSSDPLTSSSTPVSQFQSPVQDLCSAYRDTLQAHSRSSSVHAGSSVQPYTSTSFQAGLQPVARILPIQRPVAMQVTIETEPRHCVPMTYGSSYLSAHHPYTAGCFDR; encoded by the exons ATGGGAAGAATGGAGCTGGGGGAGCAGTGGTGGAAGGGACAGCTGGCAGCGGACATCCATCAGACTCTCCGAATAAAG GAGCTGAAGCTGCCTGCTTTCAAGGCCCATTCCCCACAGCTTGGCATGCGGCGCTATTTTGCCGACCTCTTGCTCGTTCTCTGCAATCGCTACCAGCTCTGCCCCACAGCACGGCACCTCGCTGTCTACCTGTTGGACCTCTTCATGGATCACTATGATGTGGCAGTCAAGCAACTGTACGTCATTTCCCTGTCCTGCCTGCTCCTAGCAA GCAAATTTGAAGAAAAAGAGGACAAAGTGCCCAAACTGGACCATTTGAACAGCTTGGGCTTCATGTGCAGCCTGAACCTGGTGGTAAATAAGCGACAGCTGCTGGACATGGAGCTCCTGGTTCTGGAGTGCTTCAACTGGAACCTGTGTCTGCCCACTCCGGCACACTACATCGATTACTACCTCCTGGCCTCCGTTGGCAAGAATGACCTGCACAACGGGTGGCCCATCTCCTGCCTGGCCAAAACCAAGGCTTTCATGGAGAAGTACACCCACTACTTCCTGGAGGTTTCTCTGCAAG GCCATGCCTTTCTTGGTTTCCGTCCATCCGTGGTGGCGGCTGCCTGCATTAATGCTTCTCGCATCTGTCTACAAATTTCTCCAACCTGGACCACACAGCTGCAACTCTTGACGGCCTACTCTGTGGAGCATCTTGCGGTGTGCGTTGACCTGCTGCTCAT GGCTCACGACAGTGATGCCCAAGAAGCCAATAAAGTGAAGAATCGGTCAGCGACAGGACAAGAACAGCTTCAGAGTCCTCACCAGTCTCCCGCTCAGCTCCTCTTCCGGCAGTCCAGTTCTGATCCCCTAACGAGTAGCTCCACCCCGGTGTCTCAGTTCCAGTCCCCGGTCCAGGACTTATGCTCGGCGTACCGCGATACCTTGCAGGCTCACAGCAGGTCTAGCAGCGTCCACGCAGGAAGCTCCGTGCAGCCCTACaccagcaccagcttccaggctgGCCTCCAGCCTGTGGCACGGATTCTTCCTATCCAGAGGCCAGTCGCCATGCAGGTCACCATAGAAACCGAGCCCCGCCACTGCGTGCCCATGACCTATGGCAGCAGCTATCTAAGTGCGCACC